From the genome of Triticum aestivum cultivar Chinese Spring chromosome 3B, IWGSC CS RefSeq v2.1, whole genome shotgun sequence, one region includes:
- the LOC123072797 gene encoding malignant T-cell-amplified sequence 1 homolog — MFKKFSSEDISGQNQVKASVQRRIRQSIAEEYPLLEPLLEDMLPKKSPMIVVKCQNHLNLVVVNNVPLFFNIRDGPYMPTLRLLHQYPNIMKKFQVDRGAIKFVLSGANIMCPGLTSPGGVLDNEVEEETPVAIMAEGKQHALAIGFTKMSAKDISTINKGIGVDNMHYLNDGLWKMERLE; from the exons GTTCTCCTCCGAGGACATATCCGGGCAGAATCAGGTCAAGGCGTCGGTGCAGCGGAGGATCCGGCAAAGCATCGCCGAGGAG TACCCTCTCCTCGAACCTCTGCTGGAGGACATGCTTCCGAAGAAGTCGCCGATGATTGTTGTTAAATG CCAAAATCATCTCAATCTTGTGGTGGTGAACAATGTCCCACTCTTCTTCAACATCCGCGATGGCCCATACATGCCAACCCTGCGCCTTCTTCATCAGT ATCCTAACATCATGAAGAAGTTCCAAGTGGACAGAGGTGCTATCAAGTTTGTTCTCTCTGGTGCCAACATAATGTGCCCTGGACTGACATCGCCTGGTGGTGTGTTGGACAATGAAGTCGAGGAGGAAACGCCAGTG GCTATAATGGCTGAAGGCAAGCAACACGCATTGGCGATTGGATTCACAAAGATGTCAGCGAAAGACAT AAGCACCATCAACAAAGGAATTGGAGTTGACAACATGCACTATTTAAATGATGGCCTGTGGAAG ATGGAGCGGCTTGAGTAG